In Hydractinia symbiolongicarpus strain clone_291-10 chromosome 15, HSymV2.1, whole genome shotgun sequence, one DNA window encodes the following:
- the LOC130628902 gene encoding uncharacterized protein LOC130628902, with translation MTLIFFVLFGAAAVFDVTDSSLESCYKCDDVSVKKPEDCITRKDWCRNQERCLLMTYLNTNDEAIYDARCSTELECFSKAAEERLCDLKKNCTVIHCCEDNLCNAADATWIRFDVRLLAFVFVAFFVLMWK, from the exons atgactttaatttttttcgtcCTTTTCGGTGCTGCAGCAGTATTTGACGTCACTG ATTCCTCATTGGAATCCTGTTACAAGTGCGATGATGTCTCAGTGAAGAAGCCTGAAGATTGCATCACGAGAAAAGATTGGTGTCGAAATCAAGAGAGATGTTTGCTCATGACATACTT AAACACCAACGATGAAGCGATCTATGACGCTAGATGCAGCACTGAGTTGGAGTGCTTCTCCAAAGCTGCGGAAGAAAGATTGTGTGACCTGAAAAAGAACTGCACA GTTATTCATTGCTGTGAAGATAATTTGTGCAATGCTGCTGATGCAACATGGATTCGATTTGACGTCAGGTTGCTGGCTTTCGTCTTCGTCGCATTTTTCGTGCTTATGtggaaatga
- the LOC130628877 gene encoding dnaJ homolog subfamily C member 5-like isoform X1 gives MSYQYTKVNEEGSEVVEDEDDESNNTNLYTALGLTKDATPEEIKKAYRKMALKNHPDKNPNDPEATERFKAINHAHAILSDPSKKEIYDRYGTMGLYIAEQFGEENVKTYFMLSSGWCKGLLVFCGIITGCYFCCCCFCFCCNFCCGKYKHVVEEEPTPDFDEFNKSDDSKSEDSVITEEPGSGKADEQTAFAMPPPSYDSLSETKQNTVVTEQPESNGGAIPTGPP, from the exons ATGAGTTACCAGTATACGAAGGTAAACGAAGAGGGGTCTGAAGTAGTGGAAGATGAAGACGATGAATCAAA caacaCAAATTTATACACTGCACTCGGCTTGACCAAAGATGCCACACCAGAAGAAATCAAGAAAGCCTACAGAAAA ATGGCCCTGAAAAACCATCCTGATAAAAATCCTAATGATCCAGAGGCAACGGAAAGA ttCAAGGCTATTAATCATGCTCATGCGATTCTGTCTGATCcaagtaaaaaagaaatttacgaCCGTTATGGCACGATGGGTTTGTATATTGCAGAACAATTTGGAGAAGAG aatgTAAAAACGTACTTTATGCTTAGTAGTGGCTGGTGTAAGGGCTTGTTAGTATTTTGCGGAATCATCACTGGCTGTTACTTCTGCTGTTGctgtttttgtttctgttgtAATTTTTGTTGTGGAAAATATAAACATGTCGTCGAAGAGGAGCCCACGCCCGACTTTGACGAGTTCAATAAATCGGACGATTCGAAGTCCGAGGACAGTGTGATCACTGAAGAGCCAGGCAGTGGGAAGGCTGATGAACAGACTGCTTTTGCTATGCCGCCTCCTTCGTATGATAGTCTTTCAGAGACGAAACAGAATACTGTAGTGACTGAACAACCAGAAAGCAACGGAGGTGCTATTCCGACGGGTCCACCGTAA
- the LOC130629112 gene encoding lens fiber membrane intrinsic protein-like: MAYYLRLSVSILVMLTLVMYLVCVSTDYWQKTHYKYSSISRHAIKATHSGIWSGCFIKGNTEYCGHIHLEKHWLKAVRAFMILGIIANMVAAIYTVLAFIKENIRFQIVGVILIINALFILIGLAVYAAKSGLPFERTYEDGKFEWSFIVAWITWVLTIVACVLSFLDERVEPQFQDY; the protein is encoded by the exons ATGGCGTATTATCTTCGATTGTCTGTTTCCATACTTGTGATGCTCACCTTGGTGATGTATTTAGTGTGTGTGAGCACGGATTACTGGCAGAAAACACACTACAAGTACAGTTCGATTAGTAGACACGCTATTAAAGCCACTCACAGTGGGATATGGAGCGGTTGTTTCATCAAGGGAAACACGGAATATTGTGGTCACATTCACTTAGAAAAAC ATTGGCTTAAAGCAGTTCGAGCATTTATGATTCTTGGTATTATTGCTAACATGGTGGCAGCAATTTACACCGTGTTGGCTTTCATCAAGGAAAACATACGCTTCCAAATTGTTGGTGTGATACTCATAATAAACG CTCTGTTTATTCTTATCGGGCTGGCCGTCTATGCAGCAAAATCTGGATTGCCTTTCGAGAGAACATACGAAGACGGCAAATTTGAATGGTCATTTATAGTTGCCTGGATAACTTGGGTTTTGACTATTGTGGCGTGTGTACTTTCGTTTTTGGATGAACGAGTCGAACCTCAATTTCAAGACTACTAA
- the LOC130628877 gene encoding dnaJ homolog subfamily C member 5-like isoform X2 translates to MPEGHQENAEKDDKDNTNLYTALGLTKDATPEEIKKAYRKMALKNHPDKNPNDPEATERFKAINHAHAILSDPSKKEIYDRYGTMGLYIAEQFGEENVKTYFMLSSGWCKGLLVFCGIITGCYFCCCCFCFCCNFCCGKYKHVVEEEPTPDFDEFNKSDDSKSEDSVITEEPGSGKADEQTAFAMPPPSYDSLSETKQNTVVTEQPESNGGAIPTGPP, encoded by the exons ATGCCGGAAGGGCACCAGGAAAATGCCGAGAAGGATGATAAGGA caacaCAAATTTATACACTGCACTCGGCTTGACCAAAGATGCCACACCAGAAGAAATCAAGAAAGCCTACAGAAAA ATGGCCCTGAAAAACCATCCTGATAAAAATCCTAATGATCCAGAGGCAACGGAAAGA ttCAAGGCTATTAATCATGCTCATGCGATTCTGTCTGATCcaagtaaaaaagaaatttacgaCCGTTATGGCACGATGGGTTTGTATATTGCAGAACAATTTGGAGAAGAG aatgTAAAAACGTACTTTATGCTTAGTAGTGGCTGGTGTAAGGGCTTGTTAGTATTTTGCGGAATCATCACTGGCTGTTACTTCTGCTGTTGctgtttttgtttctgttgtAATTTTTGTTGTGGAAAATATAAACATGTCGTCGAAGAGGAGCCCACGCCCGACTTTGACGAGTTCAATAAATCGGACGATTCGAAGTCCGAGGACAGTGTGATCACTGAAGAGCCAGGCAGTGGGAAGGCTGATGAACAGACTGCTTTTGCTATGCCGCCTCCTTCGTATGATAGTCTTTCAGAGACGAAACAGAATACTGTAGTGACTGAACAACCAGAAAGCAACGGAGGTGCTATTCCGACGGGTCCACCGTAA